In the Girardinichthys multiradiatus isolate DD_20200921_A chromosome 4, DD_fGirMul_XY1, whole genome shotgun sequence genome, one interval contains:
- the znf821 gene encoding zinc finger protein 821 isoform X2: MSRRKQTNPFKVDWPFHTLGLSGLQHTINMDGRDEFTEEGECCNNNLQEVQGQDSLTESDSDPDNHGEDSSSNTSADDHMTANRAQCRLQGAGVKVESDEGADHSSNFICPLCTLDFSSPERLISHVYQHTSMMSNTKSYMCPVCGRGLSSPGSLGRHLLIHSEDRLSNCAVCGARFTDTNNFNREKLKDVLDTTRMDVTGGRDSCSMSQSLSSSPMSSPGSSTHSCHGLGPSPSSCQGPHPCQAPDPTSNICQTHRSCQGSSHIPNQCQGPRPCHESSPGCGPCSGPGPCTGSDQGPSFSSLPDGLLSEGPSLASIPDALNSSSSALPPIPDILSPMPVYPAGVLLVCNSCVAYQQLMEAQSPMRKWALRRKNEPLEARLQRLERERTAKKNKRACETDEEREIRRLRDREAKRMQRMQETEEQRARRLQRDREAMRLKRANETPEKRQARLVREREAKRIKRRLEKIDPALRTQIEHDPAAMAALTADMSLFQFPCPMPVPSIDNGLFMKLP; this comes from the exons GGCCATTCCACACCTTGGGCTTATCAGGACTCCAGCACACCATTAACATGGATGGCAGGGATGAATTCACCGAGGAGGGCGAATGCTGCAACAACAACTTGCAGGAAGTCCAAGGACAGGATAGCCTCACAG AAAGCGATAGCGACCCTGACAACCACGGTGAAGACTCGTCCTCCAACACCTCTGCTGACGACCACATGACCGCCAACAGAGCGCAGTGCCGCCTTCAAGGAGCGGGTGTCAAAGTG GAGAGTGACGAGGGGGCTGACCACAGCAGCAACTTTATTTGTCCTCTGTGCACGCTGGACTTCAGCAGCCCTGAGAGACTCATTTCACATGTCTACCAG CATACAAGCATGATGAGCAACACCAAGAGCTACATGTGCCCGGTGTGTGGGCGAGGCCTGAGTTCTCCCGGCTCTCTTGGACGGCATCTCCTCATCCACTCGGAGGACCGCCTCTCCAACTGCGCCGTCTGTGGTGCACGCTTCACAGACACCAACAACTTTAACAG GGAAAAACTAAAAGATGTCCTCGATACAACCAGGATGGATGTCACTGGTGGAAGGGATTCCTGTTCCATGTCCCAGTCCCTCTCTAGCAGCCCAATGAGCAGCCCGGGTTCCAGCACGCACTCCTGCCATGGACTGGGCCCCAGTCCCAGTTCCTGTCAGGGTCCACATCCGTGTCAGGCTCCTGATCCCACTTCCAACATCTGTCAAACTCATCGTTCCTGTCAGGGCTCCAGCCACATCCCAAATCAGTGTCAAGGGCCCAGACCATGTCACGAGTCAAGCCCTGGATGTGGACCGTGCTCAGGCCCAGGACCATGCACGGGGTCCGACCAAGGACCCTCCTTTTCTTCACTGCCTGATGGACTTCTGTCCGAAGGTCCGTCACTTGCATCTATTCCTGATGCCCTCAACTCCTCCTCTTCAGCCCTTCCTCCCATACCTGACATCCTGAGCCCGATGCCGGTGTATCCCGCCGGAGTCCTGCTGGTGTGCAACAGCTGCGTGGCCTATCAGCAGTTAATGGAGGCCCAGTCACCAATGCGAAAGTGGGCCCTGCGTCGCAAGAACGAGCCCCTGGAGGCTCGCTTGCAGCGCTTGGAGCGCGAGCGCACGGCGAAGAAGAATAAACGTGCATGCGAGACGGACGAGGAGAGGGAGATAAGGAGGCTGCGGGACCGCGAGGCCAAGCGCATGCAGAGGATGCAGGAGACTGAGGAGCAGAGGGCGCGCAGGCTGCAGAGAGACCGGGAAGCCATGCGGTTAAAGAGGGCCAATGAGACACCGGAGAAGAGGCAGGCCCGGCTGGTCCGTGAGAGGGAGGCAAAGCGAATCAAACGTCGGCTGGAGAAGATTGACCCCGCCCTAAGGACACAGATAGAGCATGATCCTGCTGCGATGGCCGCCCTTACAGCGGATATGAGCCTGTTTCAGTTCCCCTGTCCTATGCCTGTTCCTTCCATTGATAATGGTCTCTTCATGAagctgccataa
- the znf821 gene encoding zinc finger protein 821 isoform X3 translates to MGPFHTLGLSGLQHTINMDGRDEFTEEGECCNNNLQEVQGQDSLTEESDSDPDNHGEDSSSNTSADDHMTANRAQCRLQGAGVKVESDEGADHSSNFICPLCTLDFSSPERLISHVYQHTSMMSNTKSYMCPVCGRGLSSPGSLGRHLLIHSEDRLSNCAVCGARFTDTNNFNREKLKDVLDTTRMDVTGGRDSCSMSQSLSSSPMSSPGSSTHSCHGLGPSPSSCQGPHPCQAPDPTSNICQTHRSCQGSSHIPNQCQGPRPCHESSPGCGPCSGPGPCTGSDQGPSFSSLPDGLLSEGPSLASIPDALNSSSSALPPIPDILSPMPVYPAGVLLVCNSCVAYQQLMEAQSPMRKWALRRKNEPLEARLQRLERERTAKKNKRACETDEEREIRRLRDREAKRMQRMQETEEQRARRLQRDREAMRLKRANETPEKRQARLVREREAKRIKRRLEKIDPALRTQIEHDPAAMAALTADMSLFQFPCPMPVPSIDNGLFMKLP, encoded by the exons GGCCATTCCACACCTTGGGCTTATCAGGACTCCAGCACACCATTAACATGGATGGCAGGGATGAATTCACCGAGGAGGGCGAATGCTGCAACAACAACTTGCAGGAAGTCCAAGGACAGGATAGCCTCACAG AAGAAAGCGATAGCGACCCTGACAACCACGGTGAAGACTCGTCCTCCAACACCTCTGCTGACGACCACATGACCGCCAACAGAGCGCAGTGCCGCCTTCAAGGAGCGGGTGTCAAAGTG GAGAGTGACGAGGGGGCTGACCACAGCAGCAACTTTATTTGTCCTCTGTGCACGCTGGACTTCAGCAGCCCTGAGAGACTCATTTCACATGTCTACCAG CATACAAGCATGATGAGCAACACCAAGAGCTACATGTGCCCGGTGTGTGGGCGAGGCCTGAGTTCTCCCGGCTCTCTTGGACGGCATCTCCTCATCCACTCGGAGGACCGCCTCTCCAACTGCGCCGTCTGTGGTGCACGCTTCACAGACACCAACAACTTTAACAG GGAAAAACTAAAAGATGTCCTCGATACAACCAGGATGGATGTCACTGGTGGAAGGGATTCCTGTTCCATGTCCCAGTCCCTCTCTAGCAGCCCAATGAGCAGCCCGGGTTCCAGCACGCACTCCTGCCATGGACTGGGCCCCAGTCCCAGTTCCTGTCAGGGTCCACATCCGTGTCAGGCTCCTGATCCCACTTCCAACATCTGTCAAACTCATCGTTCCTGTCAGGGCTCCAGCCACATCCCAAATCAGTGTCAAGGGCCCAGACCATGTCACGAGTCAAGCCCTGGATGTGGACCGTGCTCAGGCCCAGGACCATGCACGGGGTCCGACCAAGGACCCTCCTTTTCTTCACTGCCTGATGGACTTCTGTCCGAAGGTCCGTCACTTGCATCTATTCCTGATGCCCTCAACTCCTCCTCTTCAGCCCTTCCTCCCATACCTGACATCCTGAGCCCGATGCCGGTGTATCCCGCCGGAGTCCTGCTGGTGTGCAACAGCTGCGTGGCCTATCAGCAGTTAATGGAGGCCCAGTCACCAATGCGAAAGTGGGCCCTGCGTCGCAAGAACGAGCCCCTGGAGGCTCGCTTGCAGCGCTTGGAGCGCGAGCGCACGGCGAAGAAGAATAAACGTGCATGCGAGACGGACGAGGAGAGGGAGATAAGGAGGCTGCGGGACCGCGAGGCCAAGCGCATGCAGAGGATGCAGGAGACTGAGGAGCAGAGGGCGCGCAGGCTGCAGAGAGACCGGGAAGCCATGCGGTTAAAGAGGGCCAATGAGACACCGGAGAAGAGGCAGGCCCGGCTGGTCCGTGAGAGGGAGGCAAAGCGAATCAAACGTCGGCTGGAGAAGATTGACCCCGCCCTAAGGACACAGATAGAGCATGATCCTGCTGCGATGGCCGCCCTTACAGCGGATATGAGCCTGTTTCAGTTCCCCTGTCCTATGCCTGTTCCTTCCATTGATAATGGTCTCTTCATGAagctgccataa
- the znf821 gene encoding zinc finger protein 821 isoform X1 — translation MSRRKQTNPFKVDWPFHTLGLSGLQHTINMDGRDEFTEEGECCNNNLQEVQGQDSLTEESDSDPDNHGEDSSSNTSADDHMTANRAQCRLQGAGVKVESDEGADHSSNFICPLCTLDFSSPERLISHVYQHTSMMSNTKSYMCPVCGRGLSSPGSLGRHLLIHSEDRLSNCAVCGARFTDTNNFNREKLKDVLDTTRMDVTGGRDSCSMSQSLSSSPMSSPGSSTHSCHGLGPSPSSCQGPHPCQAPDPTSNICQTHRSCQGSSHIPNQCQGPRPCHESSPGCGPCSGPGPCTGSDQGPSFSSLPDGLLSEGPSLASIPDALNSSSSALPPIPDILSPMPVYPAGVLLVCNSCVAYQQLMEAQSPMRKWALRRKNEPLEARLQRLERERTAKKNKRACETDEEREIRRLRDREAKRMQRMQETEEQRARRLQRDREAMRLKRANETPEKRQARLVREREAKRIKRRLEKIDPALRTQIEHDPAAMAALTADMSLFQFPCPMPVPSIDNGLFMKLP, via the exons GGCCATTCCACACCTTGGGCTTATCAGGACTCCAGCACACCATTAACATGGATGGCAGGGATGAATTCACCGAGGAGGGCGAATGCTGCAACAACAACTTGCAGGAAGTCCAAGGACAGGATAGCCTCACAG AAGAAAGCGATAGCGACCCTGACAACCACGGTGAAGACTCGTCCTCCAACACCTCTGCTGACGACCACATGACCGCCAACAGAGCGCAGTGCCGCCTTCAAGGAGCGGGTGTCAAAGTG GAGAGTGACGAGGGGGCTGACCACAGCAGCAACTTTATTTGTCCTCTGTGCACGCTGGACTTCAGCAGCCCTGAGAGACTCATTTCACATGTCTACCAG CATACAAGCATGATGAGCAACACCAAGAGCTACATGTGCCCGGTGTGTGGGCGAGGCCTGAGTTCTCCCGGCTCTCTTGGACGGCATCTCCTCATCCACTCGGAGGACCGCCTCTCCAACTGCGCCGTCTGTGGTGCACGCTTCACAGACACCAACAACTTTAACAG GGAAAAACTAAAAGATGTCCTCGATACAACCAGGATGGATGTCACTGGTGGAAGGGATTCCTGTTCCATGTCCCAGTCCCTCTCTAGCAGCCCAATGAGCAGCCCGGGTTCCAGCACGCACTCCTGCCATGGACTGGGCCCCAGTCCCAGTTCCTGTCAGGGTCCACATCCGTGTCAGGCTCCTGATCCCACTTCCAACATCTGTCAAACTCATCGTTCCTGTCAGGGCTCCAGCCACATCCCAAATCAGTGTCAAGGGCCCAGACCATGTCACGAGTCAAGCCCTGGATGTGGACCGTGCTCAGGCCCAGGACCATGCACGGGGTCCGACCAAGGACCCTCCTTTTCTTCACTGCCTGATGGACTTCTGTCCGAAGGTCCGTCACTTGCATCTATTCCTGATGCCCTCAACTCCTCCTCTTCAGCCCTTCCTCCCATACCTGACATCCTGAGCCCGATGCCGGTGTATCCCGCCGGAGTCCTGCTGGTGTGCAACAGCTGCGTGGCCTATCAGCAGTTAATGGAGGCCCAGTCACCAATGCGAAAGTGGGCCCTGCGTCGCAAGAACGAGCCCCTGGAGGCTCGCTTGCAGCGCTTGGAGCGCGAGCGCACGGCGAAGAAGAATAAACGTGCATGCGAGACGGACGAGGAGAGGGAGATAAGGAGGCTGCGGGACCGCGAGGCCAAGCGCATGCAGAGGATGCAGGAGACTGAGGAGCAGAGGGCGCGCAGGCTGCAGAGAGACCGGGAAGCCATGCGGTTAAAGAGGGCCAATGAGACACCGGAGAAGAGGCAGGCCCGGCTGGTCCGTGAGAGGGAGGCAAAGCGAATCAAACGTCGGCTGGAGAAGATTGACCCCGCCCTAAGGACACAGATAGAGCATGATCCTGCTGCGATGGCCGCCCTTACAGCGGATATGAGCCTGTTTCAGTTCCCCTGTCCTATGCCTGTTCCTTCCATTGATAATGGTCTCTTCATGAagctgccataa
- the znf821 gene encoding zinc finger protein 821 isoform X4: MTANRAQCRLQGAGVKVESDEGADHSSNFICPLCTLDFSSPERLISHVYQHTSMMSNTKSYMCPVCGRGLSSPGSLGRHLLIHSEDRLSNCAVCGARFTDTNNFNREKLKDVLDTTRMDVTGGRDSCSMSQSLSSSPMSSPGSSTHSCHGLGPSPSSCQGPHPCQAPDPTSNICQTHRSCQGSSHIPNQCQGPRPCHESSPGCGPCSGPGPCTGSDQGPSFSSLPDGLLSEGPSLASIPDALNSSSSALPPIPDILSPMPVYPAGVLLVCNSCVAYQQLMEAQSPMRKWALRRKNEPLEARLQRLERERTAKKNKRACETDEEREIRRLRDREAKRMQRMQETEEQRARRLQRDREAMRLKRANETPEKRQARLVREREAKRIKRRLEKIDPALRTQIEHDPAAMAALTADMSLFQFPCPMPVPSIDNGLFMKLP, translated from the exons ATGACCGCCAACAGAGCGCAGTGCCGCCTTCAAGGAGCGGGTGTCAAAGTG GAGAGTGACGAGGGGGCTGACCACAGCAGCAACTTTATTTGTCCTCTGTGCACGCTGGACTTCAGCAGCCCTGAGAGACTCATTTCACATGTCTACCAG CATACAAGCATGATGAGCAACACCAAGAGCTACATGTGCCCGGTGTGTGGGCGAGGCCTGAGTTCTCCCGGCTCTCTTGGACGGCATCTCCTCATCCACTCGGAGGACCGCCTCTCCAACTGCGCCGTCTGTGGTGCACGCTTCACAGACACCAACAACTTTAACAG GGAAAAACTAAAAGATGTCCTCGATACAACCAGGATGGATGTCACTGGTGGAAGGGATTCCTGTTCCATGTCCCAGTCCCTCTCTAGCAGCCCAATGAGCAGCCCGGGTTCCAGCACGCACTCCTGCCATGGACTGGGCCCCAGTCCCAGTTCCTGTCAGGGTCCACATCCGTGTCAGGCTCCTGATCCCACTTCCAACATCTGTCAAACTCATCGTTCCTGTCAGGGCTCCAGCCACATCCCAAATCAGTGTCAAGGGCCCAGACCATGTCACGAGTCAAGCCCTGGATGTGGACCGTGCTCAGGCCCAGGACCATGCACGGGGTCCGACCAAGGACCCTCCTTTTCTTCACTGCCTGATGGACTTCTGTCCGAAGGTCCGTCACTTGCATCTATTCCTGATGCCCTCAACTCCTCCTCTTCAGCCCTTCCTCCCATACCTGACATCCTGAGCCCGATGCCGGTGTATCCCGCCGGAGTCCTGCTGGTGTGCAACAGCTGCGTGGCCTATCAGCAGTTAATGGAGGCCCAGTCACCAATGCGAAAGTGGGCCCTGCGTCGCAAGAACGAGCCCCTGGAGGCTCGCTTGCAGCGCTTGGAGCGCGAGCGCACGGCGAAGAAGAATAAACGTGCATGCGAGACGGACGAGGAGAGGGAGATAAGGAGGCTGCGGGACCGCGAGGCCAAGCGCATGCAGAGGATGCAGGAGACTGAGGAGCAGAGGGCGCGCAGGCTGCAGAGAGACCGGGAAGCCATGCGGTTAAAGAGGGCCAATGAGACACCGGAGAAGAGGCAGGCCCGGCTGGTCCGTGAGAGGGAGGCAAAGCGAATCAAACGTCGGCTGGAGAAGATTGACCCCGCCCTAAGGACACAGATAGAGCATGATCCTGCTGCGATGGCCGCCCTTACAGCGGATATGAGCCTGTTTCAGTTCCCCTGTCCTATGCCTGTTCCTTCCATTGATAATGGTCTCTTCATGAagctgccataa